In the Elizabethkingia bruuniana genome, CACTTCCTGCAAAGAGAATAAAGAACAGAAAAAAACCACTGAAACATCCATGCAGCACGATATGAGCATGATGTCTGACAGTTCAGCGATGGGCAATATGGCAACGGATAAAGAGGTAACCGTTACTGAAGCCAAAAAGTCTTCCGCTGATCTTACGGAGCTTTATTCCCATTACACTCACCTTACATTCGCTTTGTCCGGTGATGATGATAAAGAAGCGGTGAGTGCAGCCAAAGGGATCCTCGCTTCTTTTCCCAAAATAGACAAAAACGGTTTTTCTGCTGAACAGAAAAAAGAATTTGCTGACCTCGAATCAAGCATCAGTGAAAACGCCGAGCACATTGCAGATAACGCCGGAAAGATTGATCATCAGCGCGAACATCTGGATTTAATGAGCGCCGATTTTTACGACCTGCTGAAAGATTTCGGAACTCCAAAACCGGTGTACAAAGTATTTTGTCCAATGTATAACGATAACAAAGGCGCTTTTTGGCTTAGCGATTCACGTGAGGTGAAGAATCCTTATTTAGGCAAAGAAATGCTGTCATGTGGCGAGGTTCAGGAAGAAATTAAGTAAAACCGTACAGAATCATGATTCAAAATTTAATCAAACTGTCCCTCCGCAACAGGTATTTCGTTTTGCTGATTGCAATCGGCCTTTTTATCTGGGGTATTTTTGCGGTAAGGGACAATCCCATCGATGCCATTCCGGATCTGAGTGAGAACCAGGTCATCGTTTTTACGGAGTGGATGGGCAGAAGTCCCCAGATTATGGAAGATCAGGTGACTTTCCCTCTGGTAAGCAACCTTCAGGGCATTCCGAAAATTAAGAACATCCGGGCTTCCTCTATGTTTGGGATGAGTTTCGTGTATGTCATTTTCGAAGATAACGTAGATATTTATTGGGCCAGAACCCGGGTAATGGAACGCCTCAATTATGCGCAGCGTTTACTCCCACAAGATGTCACCCCTACGCTCGGACCGGATGGCACTGGTGTTGGTCACGTTTTCTGGTACCATTTGGATGCACCTAAAATGGATTTAGGAGACCAGCGCGCCCTCCAGGACTGGTACGTCAAGTTTGCCCTGCAGACGGTTCCCGGTGTGGCGGAAGTAGCCTCCTTTGGCGGCTTCGAAAAACAGTACCAACTCATTGTAGATCCTGTAAAACTCCAGTACTATAACGTATCCCTCATGGATGTCATGAACAAAGTGAAAGCCAACAATAATGATGTGGGCGGACGTAAATTTGAGATGGCCGATATGGCCTATATCATTCGCGGTCTTGGTTACATCAAGAACGTAGCCGATATCGAAGAAATCGCGGTGGGAAATTACAACGGTATTCCCGTGCGGGTGAAAGATATTGGCTCGGTACAAATGGGTGGAGATCTTCGGCTGGGTATTTTTGATGCGGACGGTGAAGGCGAAGTTGTGGGCGGTATCGTGGTGGCACGGTATGGCGAAAATGCGGATAAGGTCATCAACGATGTGAAAGAGAAAATGAAGGACGTTGAAAAAGGACTCCCTGAAGGCGTCACCTTCAAGACATCGTACGACCGCAGTACGCTGATTGAAGGGGCAATAGACAATATTAAAACCAAGTTGATTGAAGAAATTATCGTGGTGGCAATCATTGTTATTCTGTTCCTATTCCACTGGCGAAGTGCATTGAGCATCATCTTTCAGATTCCAGTCACCATTGCCATCAGTTTTATTCTGCTCAATGCGTTTGGACTTTCCTCCAATATCATGTCCCTTACAGGAATTGCGCTGGCAATTGGGGTGATCGTGGATAACGGAATTATCATGTCTGAAAATGCCTATAAAAATCTCTCCGATTGGCAGAACCATCAACAAAATAAAAACCCATAACAATGAAGACCAACTGGTTTAAAAATATATTCAGAAAAAAAGACAAAGAGAAAGACAGTTACGTTAAAATTCCCGAAGACATTCGGTTGAAGATTATCGAAAAATCATCCTTACAGGTATCCAGAGGGGTCTTTTTCTCTACGGTAATCATCGTGGTTTCTTTTCTCCCGGTATTTATGTTGACCGGTCAGGAAGGTAAACTTTTTCATCCGCTGGCGTACACTAAAACATTCATCCTGATTGTTGATGCAATCCTGGTGCTTACCCTTGCCCCGGTGCTCATCTCCTTTTTCATGAAGGGAAAATTTAAAGACGATAATAAAAACCCAATAAACAGTGGCTTGCAGCGGGTGTACGAACCCATCATTCGCTGGTGCATGGAATGGAAAAAAACAACGCTTGGCATTAATATTCTTGCTCTTTTGGTCAGCATCCCTTTAATTATGAATCTGGGACGCGAGTTTATGCCGCCTTTGGATGAAGGATCCCTGCTCTTTATGCCGGTTACCCTTCCCGATATTTCAAACTCTGAAGCCAAAAGATTACTGCAGGTACAGGATAAAATCATTAAGGGAATTCCGGAAGTGGATCATGTCCTCGGAAAAGCCGGAAGAGCCAACACGGCGACAGATAATTCACCCATCTCCATGATTGAAACCATTATTTTGTTGAAACCGCAAAGCGAATGGCGCGAGGGCAAAACAAAAGATGATCTCATCAATGAGCTGAATGCCAAACTGCAGATTCCAGGCGTAACCAATGGCTGGACCATGCCGATTTCCAACCGAATCAATATGCTTTCAACCGGGATCAGAACGGATGTGGGCGTAAAAGTATACGGACAGAACCTGGACAGTATTGCCGTCCTTTCAGAAAAGATTAAAAAGGAACTCACCGGTATTGAAGGAATAAAAGACATGTACGTAGAACCCATTACCGGCGGAAAATATGTGGACATTCAAGTGAAACGCGAAGAAATAGGAAGATACGGCCTAAGTGTGGATGATGTAAATGCCGTCGTGGAAAGTGCGCTCGGCGGAATGAAACTCACCACCACCGTGGAAGGCCGACAGCGCTTTTCGGTAAATGCCAGATACGGCCAGGATTTCAGAAATAATTTGGAATCTCTGAGAAGATTGCCCATGCAGACGATGGAATTTGGTTCCATTCCGCTAAGCGCAGTGGCTGACATTCGTCTTACAGAAGGACCACCAATGATCAATTCTGAAAATGCAATGTTGCGTGGAACTGTTCTATTCAACGTACGCGACCGGGATTTAGGCAGTACCGTAAAAGAAGCCCAGGCAAAACTCAATAACATGGTTAACAAAATGCCAAAAGGTTATTTCGTGGAATGGAGCGGTCAGTACGAAAACCTGATTCGGGGCGAGCAGACTTTAAAAATGATTATGCCCCTCGTATTAATAGTGATTTTCCTTTCGATGTATTTTGCGTTCAATTCTTACCGCGAAGCTTTCTTTAATCTCATCAGTATTCCTTTTGCCCTAATCGGGGGTGTCTTTATGATTTCGATTTGGGGAGTGAATCTCTCGGTAGCTGTAGCAGTGGGCTTTATTGCCCTGTTCGGACTTGCGGTGGAAACCGGAATCGTGATGGTAATTTACCTGAACGACGCTATGGTTCAGCTTATTGCAAAAAATGGCAACTCACGGGAGACCATTACCAATGAAGAACTTCGTGAATATGTGATCAACGGTGCAGCGAAAAGATTAAGACCTAAAATTATGACGGTTTGCGTGACCCTCTTCGGACTCGTTCCCATCCTGTGGAGCCACGGTGTGGGAAGTGACATGATGAAACCAATTGTATTGCCGATGGTTGGTGGTGTTTTCACTTCGGCCATTCACATCCTTTTGGTAACACCCATTATCTTTTATATGCAGAAGGAATGGGAGCTGAATAAACTGGGGAAAATTGACGTCCTCGACGCTTCCCATTAATCCTAAAATGATTACAAAATGAAAAAATTCATAATAACAGGAGTACTTGCTTTGCTCTGCACCACCAGTTATGCTCAGCGGATGCCGTTGCCGGCAGTAATGGACAGTATTGCAGCCAACAATCCTGTGGTTAAAATGTATAATGCGGAAGTCCGGTCAATGGACGCTGCGGCCAAAGGCGCAAGAAGCTGGATGGCGCCAACGGTGGGAGCAGGTCTTTTCATGACGCCCTATAATCCAAAACTCTGGCAGCGCGACGGCGATATGCTCGGTATGGGCTCAGTAGCAGTTTCGGTAGAACAGATGTTGCCCAACAGAAAGAAACTCGATGCCAACGAGAATCTGATGAAGGCAATGTCCTCTGTGGAAAAGGAAAAACTTTTTGCCGCCCTCAATGAAAACTTTCAGGATGCGAAAAAACTGTATTACAGTTCAATCGTCTTGGATAAAAAGCTGAAGGTCGTAAAGGAAAACGAAAAGATGCTGGATTTCATGATCAGAAACGCCGAAATCCGGTACAAAAACGGACTCAGTAAAATATCGGCCTATTACAAAGCAAAAGCTGCGCTTGGCAGTTCCAAAAACATGCAGCTCATGTACGAGAATGACCTTCGCGTCAACCGGATCCGGTTGAATGCCCTCATGGGAAGAGACGCGCTCGCACCGCTGGAGATTGAGCCCGAATACAACCTGAATGACTACTCTCTCGAGACTTTTGGTCAGGATCTCTTTTATCAGAACAGAAGTGATCTCCGCGGCATCGACCGGGAAATCAATATTGCCAAACTCAAACAGGATCTGGAAAAGCAGAATCTAAAGCCGGAATTTGGCGTAAAGTTCGAAAACATGTTCGGTTTTGGCGGCCAGCCCATGCAGTTTTCTCTGATGCTGATGGCAAAACTGCCTTTCGTATCCTGGGCTTCAGGCATGAATAAAGCCAATATTGAAAGCCTGAAACTGAAAGAAGAAGCCTTGCAGGCACAGAAAGAAATGATGGTGAACGAATACAGCGGAATGGCCTACGGAATGCGCAATGAGCTGGACCTGAATAAAAATCAGCTGAAACTCTATGAAGACACCATTATTCCGGCCTTAAAAAACAACTACAAATCCATGCAGTTGGGCTACGAGCAGAATACGGAAGAACTCTTCATGTTATATGACGCATGGGAACAGCTGAATATGGCCCAACTGGAATATTTCGAGATCCTTACCAAAGCACTGCAGACGCAAACTGAAATTGACCGCTTAATTGAAAGAAGATGAGAAAAATTATAATATTCACTATGCTTTTATTTGGTTTGACGGCGTGTGACAAAGTTAAGTTCTGGGAAGATAAGCACTCGGCAGAAGCTGCAATGCATGCTTATACCTGTCCGATGCACCCGGAAGTGATTTCAGACAAACCCGGCAAATGTCCCAAATGTGGGATGGATTTGGTCCTGAAAGATGCCCCTGAAAAAAAGGAAGAGGGGATTAAACTCGACGATCTGTTGAAACCAACCAATGAATTTGTAGTGTCGGAACAGCCCGTAATAAAAGTAAAAAGAGAAAACATACCCACCACGGTTGATGCTTTAGGGACGGTAGAATACGATACTCGACAGATTGGCAGTATTTCCTCACGCGTTGCGGGCCGTATCGAGAAACTCTATGTGCGGTATAAATACCAGAAAGTGTCGAAAGGGCAGCGTATTTTAGATATATACAGCCCGGAACTTTTAACCGCACAGCAAAACCTGCTCTTCGTTATTAAAAATGACCGCTCAAACAAAACAATGATCGATGCTTCACGCCAGAAACTCCTTCTTTTGGGAATGCCGGCTTCACAGATACAGAAAGTCATCCAGCGAGGGAAACCTGATCTCACAGTTCCGGTTTTCAGCAATTACAGCGGACACATTCAGCAGGCAGGATCGGCCGGAAGCATG is a window encoding:
- a CDS encoding TolC family protein — its product is MKKFIITGVLALLCTTSYAQRMPLPAVMDSIAANNPVVKMYNAEVRSMDAAAKGARSWMAPTVGAGLFMTPYNPKLWQRDGDMLGMGSVAVSVEQMLPNRKKLDANENLMKAMSSVEKEKLFAALNENFQDAKKLYYSSIVLDKKLKVVKENEKMLDFMIRNAEIRYKNGLSKISAYYKAKAALGSSKNMQLMYENDLRVNRIRLNALMGRDALAPLEIEPEYNLNDYSLETFGQDLFYQNRSDLRGIDREINIAKLKQDLEKQNLKPEFGVKFENMFGFGGQPMQFSLMLMAKLPFVSWASGMNKANIESLKLKEEALQAQKEMMVNEYSGMAYGMRNELDLNKNQLKLYEDTIIPALKNNYKSMQLGYEQNTEELFMLYDAWEQLNMAQLEYFEILTKALQTQTEIDRLIERR
- a CDS encoding efflux RND transporter permease subunit produces the protein MIQNLIKLSLRNRYFVLLIAIGLFIWGIFAVRDNPIDAIPDLSENQVIVFTEWMGRSPQIMEDQVTFPLVSNLQGIPKIKNIRASSMFGMSFVYVIFEDNVDIYWARTRVMERLNYAQRLLPQDVTPTLGPDGTGVGHVFWYHLDAPKMDLGDQRALQDWYVKFALQTVPGVAEVASFGGFEKQYQLIVDPVKLQYYNVSLMDVMNKVKANNNDVGGRKFEMADMAYIIRGLGYIKNVADIEEIAVGNYNGIPVRVKDIGSVQMGGDLRLGIFDADGEGEVVGGIVVARYGENADKVINDVKEKMKDVEKGLPEGVTFKTSYDRSTLIEGAIDNIKTKLIEEIIVVAIIVILFLFHWRSALSIIFQIPVTIAISFILLNAFGLSSNIMSLTGIALAIGVIVDNGIIMSENAYKNLSDWQNHQQNKNP
- a CDS encoding DUF3347 domain-containing protein, coding for MKTLVFSLLAIGTLALTSCKENKEQKKTTETSMQHDMSMMSDSSAMGNMATDKEVTVTEAKKSSADLTELYSHYTHLTFALSGDDDKEAVSAAKGILASFPKIDKNGFSAEQKKEFADLESSISENAEHIADNAGKIDHQREHLDLMSADFYDLLKDFGTPKPVYKVFCPMYNDNKGAFWLSDSREVKNPYLGKEMLSCGEVQEEIK
- a CDS encoding efflux RND transporter periplasmic adaptor subunit, whose amino-acid sequence is MRKIIIFTMLLFGLTACDKVKFWEDKHSAEAAMHAYTCPMHPEVISDKPGKCPKCGMDLVLKDAPEKKEEGIKLDDLLKPTNEFVVSEQPVIKVKRENIPTTVDALGTVEYDTRQIGSISSRVAGRIEKLYVRYKYQKVSKGQRILDIYSPELLTAQQNLLFVIKNDRSNKTMIDASRQKLLLLGMPASQIQKVIQRGKPDLTVPVFSNYSGHIQQAGSAGSMGSSPQSAPAMASNTAATAELPLKEGMYLQKGQNIFSVYNPNRTWALINIFSEDIALVSKGQSVMIIPEANPENRFKGIIGFIEPFFRQGSKTVTARVYFDNSTAKIPVGSQVKAEIMSHNRMADWLPKSAVVSLGIDKIAFKKVEGGFIAHKVVTGAVVGDKIQIVSGLLPEDGVAENAQYLMDSESFIKINR
- a CDS encoding efflux RND transporter permease subunit; its protein translation is MKTNWFKNIFRKKDKEKDSYVKIPEDIRLKIIEKSSLQVSRGVFFSTVIIVVSFLPVFMLTGQEGKLFHPLAYTKTFILIVDAILVLTLAPVLISFFMKGKFKDDNKNPINSGLQRVYEPIIRWCMEWKKTTLGINILALLVSIPLIMNLGREFMPPLDEGSLLFMPVTLPDISNSEAKRLLQVQDKIIKGIPEVDHVLGKAGRANTATDNSPISMIETIILLKPQSEWREGKTKDDLINELNAKLQIPGVTNGWTMPISNRINMLSTGIRTDVGVKVYGQNLDSIAVLSEKIKKELTGIEGIKDMYVEPITGGKYVDIQVKREEIGRYGLSVDDVNAVVESALGGMKLTTTVEGRQRFSVNARYGQDFRNNLESLRRLPMQTMEFGSIPLSAVADIRLTEGPPMINSENAMLRGTVLFNVRDRDLGSTVKEAQAKLNNMVNKMPKGYFVEWSGQYENLIRGEQTLKMIMPLVLIVIFLSMYFAFNSYREAFFNLISIPFALIGGVFMISIWGVNLSVAVAVGFIALFGLAVETGIVMVIYLNDAMVQLIAKNGNSRETITNEELREYVINGAAKRLRPKIMTVCVTLFGLVPILWSHGVGSDMMKPIVLPMVGGVFTSAIHILLVTPIIFYMQKEWELNKLGKIDVLDASH